From Variimorphobacter saccharofermentans, one genomic window encodes:
- a CDS encoding Ig-like domain-containing protein, producing the protein MKKRWKVITVVASTIAFTLIGAMWGPRENKPYVEAASKDSVKLRIIGTTDIHGQLNSKDYELGVDYNNGGLARMINLIKSTRNEMSKENVVTLDAGDTMFDYTTEYIFAEDQNFIQPIFQAMTKVGYDAITLGNHDFDYGYDYILKQLTATGLKDITVVSNVTDSKTGEYPFLENMLITRKMKTASGKTAEVKVGIIGQTIPTLTSKTHSYAGILKTEDMVENAKIQAVKLRKMGADIIIALSHTGIGPENPELNFKNVAYALTKIPDIDVVVCGHEHNLFPTTDMTSPYYKLPNVDKKTYLMNGKNVIMAGNRGGAIGVVDLTLEPFEDTYIISDRSSEIRFVKADTTKEDSAIASSYGEWEDKLLQYSTDVIAKLDAGTVIQNYYGMLGDNYAIQLLNDAKIDYAQRYVNTTGKKYADYPVIAASTYMSYGVDSYKDFINIHDSITESDLSAIQPYNNYLYIYTINGKQLKEWLEWSASAYETLYGNRKWKHEVMSAQMQKTGLKSLIREEWLDDWSTFYVFDGINYVIDPFTEPRYDISGNKISVNERITSITYNGKKVTDDMEFLLVTNKITKPMAANSGVDKQVVLNGFIRTQNVLSKYLKQISTGESILPQVDYNWKVNIPTNTQFIVKMPSYAHDLFTNTPWYVEYLTEVNSYRYYKASYQKETEDKRAPHLVVTPVITGATTNPFAVAVNASDESKIKRLCYEKGEFGVDYNGWLGAKSVNNTFTVDTNGIYSIYAEDENGNKTVYQLHITNFSDNMLGTPTVDTYTNRKTKISGRAEPNADIIFKAHTGTYTGKVKSDGTFSYPLPSQPSGTKVKVYVKDENGLESDAISVTVKRTGPNQPKVNSISNKDDVITGNTNDTDASILVIVGDKIYVSKNDGKALYEANTEIYDPNLEIIETKMEIDSTGNFKVHLHPLESGATATIYCIDHISRNSRAVTLPVEGKSPNAPIVNEVSNIEQTLTGVVPAAKKAYDMEVVIGSSKYNTKTDKSGNFTLKFTDQLHAGDKISVTAIDKSDGLSRSSYSTQVTVRNIEDYVDVKSTTLTINKVSNRSKYIIGNYEDTGSVYLAIAYGKGKTFKSQLIVLETDEFGYFEYKLPENLEVGTLIYAMSRFIDGNILEANKVEVQADKPNIPSLQNEIMNSDKTVHVLAMKDCEITLTIGKETYKSSEYVYDEENNRYIYTFTIDRAVSGTTVKVSASNSFGKSDVLTTKVGKAAPDRPKVNDIKAGDKKITGKIELFDYVAPNSDKKDEKIPNEFKDAATNVAKTQTKVYAQIGKKVYEGTIDNKGNFNIKIPAQKKGTVVYVWGSNKGGRGPLIKVTVK; encoded by the coding sequence ATGAAGAAACGATGGAAGGTAATAACTGTTGTTGCTTCAACAATCGCATTTACGTTGATTGGAGCAATGTGGGGTCCCAGGGAGAATAAGCCGTATGTAGAGGCAGCATCGAAGGATTCCGTGAAACTACGTATCATTGGTACTACAGATATTCATGGACAGCTTAACAGTAAGGATTACGAGCTGGGAGTTGATTATAACAACGGTGGCTTGGCCCGTATGATTAATTTAATAAAATCAACCAGAAATGAAATGTCAAAAGAAAATGTGGTAACTCTGGATGCGGGTGATACCATGTTTGACTATACGACGGAATACATATTTGCTGAGGATCAGAATTTTATTCAACCAATTTTTCAAGCGATGACTAAGGTAGGCTATGATGCTATAACCTTGGGTAATCATGATTTTGATTATGGATATGACTATATTCTTAAGCAATTAACTGCCACTGGTCTAAAAGATATCACCGTAGTATCCAATGTTACAGATTCCAAGACAGGGGAATATCCCTTCTTAGAAAATATGCTAATAACCCGAAAGATGAAAACAGCCTCTGGTAAAACAGCAGAGGTAAAGGTAGGTATCATAGGACAAACGATACCGACTTTGACATCCAAGACACATAGCTATGCCGGAATCCTGAAAACGGAAGATATGGTGGAAAATGCCAAGATTCAGGCTGTTAAACTGAGGAAAATGGGAGCAGATATTATCATTGCTTTATCCCATACCGGTATCGGTCCTGAAAATCCGGAGCTTAACTTCAAAAATGTGGCTTATGCGCTTACGAAAATCCCGGATATTGATGTTGTAGTATGCGGTCACGAGCATAATTTATTCCCGACAACGGATATGACATCTCCCTATTATAAGTTACCGAATGTGGATAAGAAGACATATCTGATGAATGGAAAGAATGTAATTATGGCAGGGAACCGTGGAGGAGCTATCGGTGTTGTAGATCTGACACTGGAGCCCTTTGAAGATACTTATATCATATCGGACCGAAGCTCAGAGATTCGTTTTGTCAAAGCGGATACTACCAAGGAAGACAGTGCCATTGCAAGCTCCTATGGTGAATGGGAAGATAAATTATTACAATACAGTACGGATGTTATTGCAAAGCTGGATGCGGGAACGGTTATTCAGAACTACTATGGTATGCTGGGTGATAATTATGCAATTCAGTTGCTGAATGATGCGAAAATAGATTATGCCCAACGCTATGTAAATACCACCGGTAAGAAATATGCAGATTATCCGGTGATTGCGGCATCTACCTATATGTCCTACGGGGTAGATTCCTATAAGGATTTTATTAATATACATGATAGTATTACAGAATCGGATTTGTCTGCAATACAACCATATAATAATTATCTTTATATATACACGATTAACGGAAAGCAATTAAAGGAGTGGCTGGAGTGGTCAGCTAGTGCATATGAGACGTTATACGGCAATAGGAAGTGGAAACATGAGGTTATGTCCGCCCAGATGCAAAAGACAGGTCTGAAGTCGCTCATTCGCGAGGAATGGCTGGATGACTGGAGTACGTTCTATGTGTTTGATGGAATCAACTATGTCATAGATCCTTTTACAGAACCTCGATATGATATAAGTGGTAACAAAATTAGTGTGAATGAGAGAATAACCAGCATAACCTATAATGGGAAAAAAGTAACGGATGATATGGAATTTCTGCTGGTAACGAATAAAATAACGAAACCGATGGCTGCTAATTCAGGAGTTGATAAGCAGGTAGTATTAAATGGGTTTATCCGTACGCAGAATGTATTGAGTAAATACTTAAAGCAGATTTCAACCGGAGAGAGTATACTTCCACAGGTGGATTATAACTGGAAGGTTAATATACCGACCAATACACAATTTATTGTTAAAATGCCGAGCTATGCCCATGACTTATTTACAAATACGCCGTGGTATGTGGAATATCTGACAGAAGTAAATTCTTATCGCTATTATAAGGCATCCTATCAAAAGGAGACCGAGGATAAGAGAGCACCTCATCTTGTAGTTACTCCGGTAATAACAGGCGCTACGACAAATCCCTTTGCAGTAGCAGTGAACGCCAGCGATGAATCAAAAATAAAAAGACTGTGCTATGAGAAAGGGGAGTTCGGTGTTGATTATAATGGATGGCTTGGTGCAAAGTCGGTGAATAATACCTTTACAGTTGATACCAATGGAATCTACTCCATCTATGCAGAAGATGAGAATGGAAACAAAACAGTATATCAATTACATATCACAAACTTTTCAGACAATATGTTAGGAACGCCTACGGTGGATACCTATACAAACCGGAAAACAAAAATATCCGGACGGGCGGAGCCTAATGCGGATATCATATTTAAAGCACATACCGGAACATATACGGGTAAAGTGAAAAGTGATGGAACCTTTTCTTATCCCCTTCCGTCTCAGCCATCCGGAACAAAGGTAAAGGTATATGTAAAGGATGAGAACGGTCTTGAAAGTGATGCAATCAGTGTGACAGTTAAGAGAACCGGTCCAAATCAGCCAAAGGTGAATTCCATATCCAATAAGGATGATGTGATTACGGGAAATACGAATGATACGGATGCATCCATTCTTGTTATTGTTGGTGATAAAATATATGTTTCGAAGAATGACGGGAAGGCCCTTTATGAAGCAAATACCGAGATTTATGATCCGAACCTTGAGATAATTGAGACAAAGATGGAGATTGATAGTACAGGTAACTTTAAGGTTCACCTTCATCCATTAGAATCAGGAGCTACAGCAACGATTTATTGCATTGATCACATATCCAGAAACAGCCGGGCAGTTACGCTTCCTGTGGAAGGAAAGTCACCGAATGCACCGATCGTGAATGAAGTGTCTAATATCGAGCAAACCCTGACAGGTGTGGTTCCTGCCGCAAAAAAAGCCTACGATATGGAAGTTGTCATAGGAAGCAGCAAATATAATACCAAGACAGATAAATCGGGTAACTTTACACTTAAATTTACCGATCAGCTTCATGCAGGGGATAAGATTTCAGTAACTGCCATTGATAAGAGTGATGGTTTATCCCGTTCCAGCTACAGCACCCAGGTTACTGTTCGTAACATTGAGGATTATGTGGATGTGAAATCTACTACCCTGACGATTAACAAAGTATCTAACCGATCCAAATATATTATTGGTAATTATGAAGATACCGGCTCCGTATATCTTGCCATTGCATACGGAAAAGGAAAGACCTTTAAAAGCCAATTAATCGTACTGGAAACGGATGAATTCGGTTATTTTGAATACAAACTGCCAGAAAATCTGGAGGTTGGAACATTAATCTATGCAATGTCCAGATTTATAGATGGTAATATCCTGGAAGCGAATAAAGTAGAAGTACAGGCTGACAAACCGAATATTCCAAGTCTTCAGAATGAGATTATGAACTCAGATAAAACAGTACATGTTCTGGCCATGAAGGATTGTGAGATTACACTGACAATCGGAAAGGAAACCTATAAATCATCAGAGTATGTATATGATGAGGAGAATAACCGCTATATCTACACCTTTACCATAGACCGTGCTGTCTCTGGAACTACGGTGAAAGTAAGTGCATCTAATTCATTTGGTAAGAGTGATGTGCTTACGACAAAGGTAGGTAAGGCAGCGCCTGACCGTCCTAAGGTAAATGATATAAAGGCCGGCGACAAGAAGATAACTGGAAAGATTGAGTTATTTGATTATGTGGCTCCGAACTCGGATAAGAAGGATGAGAAGATTCCTAATGAATTCAAGGATGCTGCAACGAATGTTGCTAAGACCCAAACCAAGGTATATGCTCAGATTGGTAAGAAGGTATATGAAGGAACCATTGATAATAAGGGTAATTTCAACATTAAGATACCTGCACAAAAGAAGGGCACTGTAGTTTATGTTTGGGGTTCGAATAAAGGTGGAAGAGGACCATTGATTAAGGTAACAGTAAAATAA
- a CDS encoding Mini-ribonuclease 3 — translation MEKERLMQQENTGLAGYIRKTFALSETDVRTYSPLTLAFIGDAVFDLVIRTCVVECGNAPVNKLHKKSSKLVQATAQAELYHLIADQLTEEEAAIYKRGRNAKSFTSAKNAGIIEYRTATGLEALVGYLYLTDQMSRLLELIKPQIDKLVSIS, via the coding sequence ATGGAAAAGGAGCGATTAATGCAACAAGAGAATACCGGATTGGCCGGTTATATCAGAAAGACCTTTGCGCTTTCTGAAACAGACGTAAGAACCTATTCTCCACTTACTCTGGCTTTTATTGGTGATGCAGTCTTTGATTTGGTTATTCGTACCTGCGTTGTGGAATGCGGCAATGCTCCGGTTAATAAGCTTCATAAGAAGTCTTCTAAGCTGGTCCAGGCTACTGCCCAGGCGGAGTTATATCATTTAATAGCCGATCAGCTCACGGAGGAGGAAGCCGCAATATATAAACGGGGAAGGAACGCGAAAAGCTTTACCTCGGCTAAAAATGCTGGAATTATAGAATACCGAACGGCAACTGGACTGGAAGCATTAGTTGGATATCTGTATTTAACAGATCAGATGTCGCGCTTATTGGAGCTTATTAAGCCACAAATTGATAAGCTGGTAAGTATTTCTTAA
- the cysS gene encoding cysteine--tRNA ligase: MKIYNTLTQKKEEFVPLEEGKVRMYVCGPTVYNYVHIGNARPAIIFDTFRRYLEYKGYQVNFVSNFTDVDDKIIKKANEEGVSTTEISERFIKEFRIDMDALNVREATVHPKATEEISGMIAMIEDLIRKGHAYEKNGTVYFKTRSFQDYGKLSKKKIDDLEAGIRIAVNDEKEDPMDFVLWKPMKEGEPYWDSPWSKGRPGWHIECSVMSRKYLGEQIDIHAGGEDLVFPHHENEIAQSEAANEKEFARYWMHNAFINVDNKKMSKSEGNFFTVREICEQFDPQVIRFFMLNSHYRSPLNFSKELMEAAKNSLNRILTCIGQLEYLLEGNRLSLTEITEKERNVLLDAEALKEKYLAAMEDDFNTADAIAAIFELVKLANTNGSGESSRSFIEELHKMIVSLCDILGLKTKKEEKLIDSEIERLIEERQTARKNKDFAKADEIRNLLLERGIILEDTREGVRWKRSD; the protein is encoded by the coding sequence ATGAAGATATACAACACCTTAACCCAGAAGAAAGAGGAGTTTGTACCTTTGGAGGAAGGAAAGGTCCGGATGTATGTATGTGGACCAACGGTGTATAATTATGTCCATATAGGTAATGCGAGACCGGCTATTATTTTTGATACCTTTCGAAGATATCTGGAATACAAAGGATATCAAGTGAATTTTGTATCTAATTTCACGGATGTGGATGATAAGATTATTAAAAAAGCTAACGAAGAGGGCGTCAGTACAACAGAAATATCGGAGCGCTTCATAAAGGAGTTTCGGATTGATATGGATGCGTTAAACGTTAGGGAAGCAACGGTACATCCAAAAGCTACCGAAGAGATTAGCGGAATGATAGCCATGATTGAGGATTTGATTCGTAAGGGTCATGCCTATGAGAAAAACGGAACAGTATATTTTAAGACCAGAAGTTTTCAGGATTATGGAAAGCTATCTAAGAAGAAGATTGATGATCTGGAAGCTGGAATACGAATTGCAGTAAATGATGAAAAAGAAGATCCGATGGACTTTGTTTTGTGGAAACCCATGAAGGAAGGAGAACCCTATTGGGATTCTCCCTGGAGTAAAGGACGTCCCGGCTGGCATATTGAATGTTCTGTAATGAGCAGAAAATATCTGGGTGAGCAAATAGATATTCATGCAGGTGGTGAAGATCTGGTATTTCCTCATCATGAGAATGAGATCGCTCAAAGTGAGGCGGCCAACGAGAAAGAATTTGCAAGGTACTGGATGCATAATGCCTTTATTAATGTAGACAACAAAAAAATGTCAAAATCCGAGGGTAACTTCTTTACAGTTCGTGAAATATGCGAGCAATTTGACCCACAGGTTATCCGGTTCTTCATGTTGAACTCACATTATCGCAGCCCATTGAACTTCAGTAAGGAACTAATGGAGGCTGCGAAAAACTCTTTAAATCGTATATTAACCTGTATCGGGCAACTGGAATACTTATTGGAAGGTAATCGGCTTTCATTGACTGAGATAACGGAGAAGGAACGTAATGTACTTCTTGATGCAGAGGCTCTTAAAGAAAAATACCTTGCTGCTATGGAAGATGACTTTAATACGGCAGATGCCATTGCTGCAATCTTTGAACTTGTTAAGCTTGCAAATACCAATGGCAGTGGGGAGAGCAGCAGGAGCTTTATTGAAGAGCTTCATAAGATGATTGTTTCCTTGTGCGATATCCTTGGATTGAAAACAAAGAAGGAGGAGAAATTGATTGATTCTGAAATAGAACGATTGATTGAAGAAAGACAAACTGCAAGAAAGAACAAGGACTTTGCAAAAGCAGATGAAATACGTAATCTTCTTCTTGAGAGAGGGATTATTCTGGAAGACACAAGAGAGGGAGTAAGATGGAAAAGGAGCGATTAA
- the epsC gene encoding serine O-acetyltransferase EpsC: protein MGMIKYIKEEMQIIKERDPAIKSSLEVFLYPSFRAIIRYRIAHYLYKKKRFFLARWYSQRTVRKTGIEIHPGATIGKGLFIDHGHGVVIGETAIIGDNVTLYQGVTLGGTGKEKGKRHPTIGNNVMISAGAKILGSFTIGENSKIGAGSVVLSEVPPNSTVVGVPGRVVKRDNVRIPREELDQIHFPDPVQKEIQRLENENICLRNEVRKLYERLDEIEKK from the coding sequence ATGGGAATGATAAAATATATCAAAGAGGAAATGCAGATCATCAAAGAACGCGATCCTGCAATTAAATCATCATTGGAAGTATTTTTATACCCCAGTTTTCGTGCGATCATCCGTTATCGAATAGCGCATTACCTGTATAAGAAAAAACGGTTTTTCCTGGCCAGATGGTATTCCCAAAGGACAGTTCGTAAAACCGGCATTGAAATACATCCAGGAGCAACCATTGGAAAGGGTTTATTCATTGATCATGGACACGGTGTTGTAATTGGTGAAACCGCAATTATCGGAGATAATGTAACCTTATATCAGGGAGTAACACTAGGAGGTACCGGAAAAGAAAAAGGAAAACGCCATCCAACCATTGGCAATAATGTAATGATCAGTGCAGGTGCGAAGATATTAGGCTCCTTTACCATTGGTGAAAATTCGAAAATTGGTGCAGGATCCGTTGTGCTCTCTGAAGTACCACCGAATTCCACAGTGGTAGGTGTTCCGGGAAGAGTAGTAAAGCGTGATAATGTTCGGATACCCAGAGAGGAATTGGATCAGATTCATTTTCCGGATCCGGTTCAAAAAGAAATTCAAAGACTTGAAAATGAAAATATCTGCCTGAGAAATGAAGTAAGAAAGCTATATGAACGGTTGGATGAGATTGAAAAAAAATAA
- a CDS encoding alpha/beta fold hydrolase gives MMKDYTKMLPEHTEMYIGEQDLFLEIYEGEVKSERTQKRPPLLFVHGAYTGSWMWSKYIPHFVKDGWRCYVMNYRGHYKSRSVDISRVTFQDYLEDIREVIANCGEKPIIIGFSLGGILCQKVAETADLKGLVLIDSCISKEVNERVPYDILSDDTLGMIVPAPARNEVSSVDESEEDIEFQRKYLSMESSKALLECGCWIRGIKGVSIDNSLITCPTLIIKSVNNQEDDRRGIAEAEHLKGDYAGYWNTTHTGLLVGQRYHEIVAKLLEWLNNIPKESWY, from the coding sequence ATGATGAAGGATTATACAAAGATGTTACCCGAACATACAGAAATGTATATTGGAGAGCAGGATCTGTTTTTAGAGATTTACGAAGGAGAAGTAAAGTCAGAGCGTACTCAAAAAAGGCCTCCACTGTTATTTGTTCACGGAGCTTACACCGGAAGTTGGATGTGGAGTAAATACATTCCTCATTTTGTTAAGGATGGATGGAGATGCTATGTGATGAATTATAGAGGTCATTACAAGAGTAGATCAGTGGATATTAGCAGGGTAACCTTTCAGGATTACTTGGAGGATATTAGGGAAGTGATAGCGAATTGCGGTGAAAAGCCAATTATTATCGGGTTCAGCCTGGGTGGTATACTTTGTCAGAAAGTAGCAGAGACAGCTGATCTGAAGGGACTCGTGCTGATTGATTCCTGTATCAGTAAAGAAGTAAATGAAAGGGTGCCCTATGATATTCTATCCGATGATACACTCGGGATGATAGTGCCTGCACCAGCACGCAACGAAGTATCAAGTGTTGATGAATCGGAAGAGGACATTGAGTTTCAAAGAAAGTATTTATCAATGGAATCGTCTAAGGCTCTACTTGAATGTGGCTGTTGGATCAGAGGAATCAAGGGAGTATCCATTGATAACAGTCTTATCACATGTCCGACTCTGATTATTAAGTCAGTAAATAATCAGGAGGATGACAGGCGTGGCATAGCGGAAGCAGAACACCTTAAGGGAGATTATGCGGGTTATTGGAATACAACACATACAGGGCTTCTGGTAGGACAGAGGTATCATGAGATTGTAGCAAAATTATTAGAGTGGCTCAATAATATTCCTAAGGAAAGTTGGTATTGA
- a CDS encoding MarR family winged helix-turn-helix transcriptional regulator, with product MAVAVVLDVKKIILDISLISNYNIIMKTRDIISLISRIRQKVNAFIISELSQGGMEGIVVSHGDILYALFQKERMTMAEIASKIGKDKSTVTALVNKLVNYGYVSKERDTRDSRVTYVVLTPTGKELKPLFEEISQKVLEVFYTNVTEEEKEELLRILCKIDCNL from the coding sequence GTGGCTGTAGCGGTTGTTCTGGATGTAAAAAAAATTATACTTGACATTAGTTTGATATCAAACTATAATATCATCATGAAGACGAGAGATATCATATCATTGATTTCAAGAATAAGGCAGAAAGTCAATGCGTTCATCATATCTGAGCTTTCCCAGGGAGGAATGGAAGGGATTGTTGTTTCGCATGGTGATATTCTCTATGCTCTTTTTCAGAAAGAAAGAATGACCATGGCAGAGATCGCAAGTAAGATAGGTAAGGATAAATCTACCGTTACAGCATTGGTCAACAAGTTGGTGAATTACGGTTATGTTTCAAAGGAAAGAGATACTAGGGATAGTCGAGTGACATATGTAGTTTTAACACCAACAGGGAAGGAACTAAAACCATTATTTGAGGAGATTTCACAAAAGGTGCTAGAGGTATTCTATACCAATGTCACGGAAGAGGAGAAGGAGGAGTTACTAAGAATATTATGTAAGATTGATTGTAATTTGTAG
- the ispF gene encoding 2-C-methyl-D-erythritol 2,4-cyclodiphosphate synthase: MRIGTGYDVHRLVEDRDFILGGVKIPYEKGLLGHSDADVLTHAIMDALLGAAALGDIGKHFPDTEEKYKGISSIELLKHVKNLLEEKLYMVENIDATVIAQKPKLAPYLPEMVSNIAQALGIEVDRVNIKATTEEGLGFTGEGLGIAANAVCLLENMLNYQYDVTPGSTTGGCSGCSGCKKNYT; this comes from the coding sequence ATGAGAATTGGAACAGGATATGACGTTCATAGATTAGTGGAGGACCGGGATTTTATTCTTGGTGGTGTGAAAATACCTTATGAGAAAGGATTATTGGGACATTCCGATGCAGATGTATTGACCCATGCCATTATGGATGCTCTGCTTGGTGCGGCAGCCCTGGGTGATATCGGAAAGCATTTCCCGGATACGGAAGAGAAATATAAAGGTATTTCCAGCATCGAGCTGTTAAAGCATGTGAAAAATTTATTGGAAGAGAAGCTCTATATGGTTGAGAATATCGATGCCACTGTGATTGCGCAGAAACCGAAGCTGGCACCCTATCTCCCGGAGATGGTAAGCAATATAGCACAAGCTCTTGGTATAGAGGTGGATCGTGTCAATATTAAAGCAACAACGGAGGAAGGGCTCGGATTTACTGGGGAAGGCCTTGGCATTGCGGCGAATGCAGTATGTTTATTAGAAAATATGCTGAATTACCAATATGATGTAACTCCAGGAAGTACTACTGGTGGCTGTAGCGGTTGTTCTGGATGTAAAAAAAATTATACTTGA
- a CDS encoding ASKHA domain-containing protein, which translates to MIHRINVILQNDEIRMIEAEDNETILNAMARHGIFYPSACGGRGTCGKCKVMVLEGNIIATPEDYRSFTEQELQQAYRLSCKAKVKGELTIKLLAPEETGMEVLSNSMRKVRSVLNPLQYYIAIDLGTTTIVVTLIDSVGNNLATFTSINPQRSYGADVISRINISNKGKKHELMEMIRKTIRDGILAVIQKAVVEAGKVKRVAIAGNTTMVHLYMGYSCTGLGTYPFQPVNIGFIEDSLEGIDAIPVTLLPGITTFVGGDIVSGLAVCGFHRKEEPCLLIDLGTNGEMALGNKDKILVTSTAVGPAFEGGNLSCGTGSIPGAISHMNIKGNEISYETIGNKPPIGICGTGVIEIISELLRVGIIDETGLLTDAYFEQGYTITEDIKVTQKDIRELQLAKAAVRAGVEILASNYGITLDHISTVYLAGGFGFHLDIDKAVHIGLLPPELKENIKVIGNSSLSGAISYLTEPNMKEAMQHIVSVSGEIHLSNEPDFNELYLQYMSFDNE; encoded by the coding sequence ATGATACATCGAATAAATGTAATACTACAGAATGATGAGATAAGAATGATTGAGGCTGAGGATAACGAGACGATCCTGAATGCAATGGCTCGTCATGGTATATTCTATCCTTCTGCTTGTGGAGGCAGAGGAACCTGCGGTAAATGTAAGGTGATGGTTCTTGAAGGGAATATAATAGCAACACCGGAGGATTACAGGAGCTTTACGGAACAGGAATTACAACAGGCTTACCGCCTTTCCTGTAAAGCTAAGGTAAAGGGAGAACTTACAATTAAGCTTTTGGCACCAGAGGAAACCGGCATGGAGGTTCTTTCGAACAGTATGAGGAAAGTAAGAAGTGTCCTCAATCCATTACAGTATTATATTGCGATTGATTTGGGTACTACAACGATAGTGGTTACACTAATTGATTCGGTTGGGAATAATCTGGCAACGTTCACGTCGATTAATCCGCAGAGATCCTATGGTGCCGACGTGATTTCCAGAATCAACATCTCCAATAAAGGGAAGAAACACGAGCTTATGGAGATGATTCGAAAGACGATAAGGGATGGCATTCTCGCAGTTATTCAGAAAGCAGTTGTTGAAGCTGGTAAGGTAAAGAGAGTAGCCATTGCAGGGAATACGACCATGGTTCATCTTTATATGGGCTATTCATGTACAGGCTTGGGAACTTATCCGTTCCAACCTGTTAACATTGGCTTTATTGAGGATTCCCTTGAAGGGATTGATGCTATACCAGTCACCCTATTACCCGGAATCACTACCTTTGTCGGGGGAGATATTGTATCGGGGCTGGCAGTATGTGGCTTTCATAGAAAAGAAGAGCCATGTCTCCTTATTGACTTAGGAACAAATGGGGAAATGGCATTGGGTAATAAGGATAAAATTCTGGTGACCTCAACTGCTGTAGGACCGGCCTTTGAAGGTGGTAATCTGTCCTGCGGTACCGGCAGCATTCCGGGTGCTATCAGCCATATGAACATAAAAGGGAATGAGATTTCCTACGAAACCATAGGCAATAAACCACCCATCGGAATATGCGGAACCGGTGTGATTGAAATTATATCGGAGCTTCTTAGGGTAGGTATTATCGATGAGACAGGGCTACTGACCGATGCATATTTTGAGCAGGGGTATACCATAACGGAAGATATTAAAGTGACACAAAAGGATATTCGGGAATTACAGTTAGCAAAGGCAGCAGTCCGGGCAGGAGTAGAAATACTGGCAAGTAATTATGGGATTACCTTAGACCATATAAGTACAGTGTATCTGGCTGGTGGCTTCGGTTTCCACTTGGATATCGATAAAGCAGTTCATATCGGATTATTACCACCAGAGCTTAAGGAAAATATCAAGGTAATCGGTAACAGCTCCTTGTCAGGAGCCATTTCCTATCTGACAGAACCGAATATGAAAGAAGCAATGCAGCATATAGTGTCAGTATCCGGAGAGATTCATTTATCCAACGAACCGGATTTTAATGAGTTATATCTGCAGTATATGTCATTTGATAATGAGTGA